AAAAGATCCGTCAAAACGCACACCACGAGGCAGTTGCAAATATTTAGCGGCATGCCTATGCTGTGGTGTTTCTGCTAAAATTAGCGGAGTATTCTGCCGATAATATGTAAATAATATGTGTCGCGCCACCGCAACCAAAGACGGTGGCGGCATGTTTTTTAAGACGATTTGCGGAAACTATATATTATTTTGACGGAAATTATAGTTTCTTTTGACAAGTCTGAAGCATTTTTCTATAATACTTAGCTAGCTTCCAGTGAAGCTAGCACTTTTTAAAAAGTGCTTCTTACAGTAAAGGAGCGGGAAGTTTTGCCGGAGAAAGAGATCATCCTTACAAAAGATGGCTACAACAAATTAATAGAAGAATTACGCTATCTTGAAACAACTCGTCGTAAGCAGGTCGCGGCGCGCATCAAAGAATCCATCGAGTTCGGAGACTTAAGCGAAAACTCCGAGTATGATGATGCCAAGAACGAGCAGGCATTCGTCGAGGGTAGGATTATACAGATTAACGACATGCTCTCGATGGCTAAGATCATCGAGGACAACGGGGTCAAGTCGAGCAAAGTTGCGATTGGCTGCCATGTTACACTGCTCGATGTCGAGTCTGGTGACGAGGAAGAGTACCACATCGTAGGCTCATTTGAAGCCGATCCAACGAATCACAAGATTTCCAACGAATCACCGGTCGGTCAGGCCATTATGGGTAAAAAGGCAGGAGAGGTCGTTCAAGTCCGCGTACCCGATGGTTTCCTGGAGTACAAGATTTTAAAGATTAAGTGCAATAACAACGGTAACCATAAGAAATAATGGAAAAAGAATCGCAGACAAGTGGGCCCGAATTGGAAAAAGAAACTCAGGCCGAAGACATTAGCGAAGTAATGAGATTACGACGCCAGAAGCTTGATCGAATCATAGCTTCTGGCGATGTTCCTTTTAAATCGAAATTTACCCGCACAAACCTCATTGCCGATATCATCAGCGAGCATCAAGACATTGCGCCCGGAGAGCACGTGGACGGCGAAGTCACGGTTGCCGGGCGTATAATGGCAATACGCCGTCACGGTAAAGCAAGTTTTATCGTGCTCAAAGACCGCAGTGCAAGCATGCAGCTCTTTTTGTCACTGGGCACACTCGGCGAAGATCGCTATAAAACCTTTCTCGAATATGACATCGGCGATATCGTAGGTGTGTCCGGTATCGTCTTTAAGACGCGGCGCGGTGAATTATCCGTCGATGTCAGGGATTACACGCTGCTGACCAAATCATTGCGACCGCTGCCGGAAAAATGGCACGGTCTCAAAGACGTCGAGGCGAGATACCGCCAGCGCTACGTAGACCTCATTATCAACCAGCAAGCGCGCGATACCTTACTGACCAGGACGAAGATCATCAAAGCGATCCGTCACTGGCTCGACGAGCGAGATTTTATCGAAGTCGAAACGCCGATGCTGCAGGTTGTACCGGGCGGTGCAACCGCGCGGCCGTTTATCACGCATCACAATGCGCTCGACATCGATCTCTATATGCGAATCGCCCCCGAGCTCTACCTAAAGCGCCTGATTGTCGGCGACATGGAGCGCGTGTACGAACTCAACCGCAATTTTAGAAACGAAGGCCTGTCGGTGCGTCACAATCCCGAGTTTACAATGCTTGAGGTATACCAGGCGTACGCGGACTACCACGATATGATGAACCTGACCGAGGAACTCATCAAATACGCGGCGGATCAGGCGACGGGTACGCTCAAGCTTACATATCAAGGCCAGCCGGTCGACCTCTCAGGAAACTGGCAGCGCCTTACGATGATAGAATCGATCGAAAAGTACGGCGGCGAAGCCGTGTCATTCGACCAAGATTCGGACGAGCTTCGCGCTATTGCGAAAAAGCACGGCATCGAACCGGACAAACGCTGGGGCAAGGGTAAGATTATAAACGAGCTGTTCGAAAAACTTGTCGAAGGCAAGCTCTGGCAGCCGACATTTATCACCGATTATCCGGTCGAGATCAGCCCGCTCGCCAAGAAAAAGCCGGACGATCCGAACGTGACCGAACGGTGGGAGTTAATCGTTATCGGTATCGAAGTAGGTACGGCGTTCTCCGAGTTAACCGACCCGATAGACCAACTGAATCGCTTCGAAGCGCAGGTTAAGACGAGCGTGTATGATGAAGAGGCACCAAAACAGGTCGATGAAGATTACGTGCGCGCGCTCGAATACGGAATGCCGCCGACCGGTGGTATGGGTTTGGGCATCGACCGTCTTGTTATGCTTTTGACTGATAACTACTCAATCCGAGAAGTCATCGGGTTCCCACACATGCGCCCAGAAAAAGCGTAAGCAGCAAAGTTTTCCCTCGAAGTTTCAACCGGCGTACGGTTTATTTAAGGCATACCGGCGCGCGCAAAATCCGGCCGAGAAATTAATACAAATAATTGTCGATATTACGGTTGTCTTTTTAAGGATTTTGGGTAAGGATACCGATAACACGTTGTATAGCCGATCACAAGGTTGCTTTCGCCGTGTCGCAGTAGACGTGGTAAAATGGTCTTAACTGTTTGTCGCAAAATATTTGTGGGCATATTACAGTTAGTAGCTGCGCAAATAAATCAAGTGAAGGTGCATTTGCATATGGCTCTACTAGGAATTATGGAAGGGAGATAAGCCATGTTTGAGCGGTTTACCGAGCGAGCGCGTCGCGTCGTTGTCTTCGCACAAGAAGAGGCGCGCATGCTCAATCAGAATTACATAGGAACAGAGCACCTTCTCCTAGGCTTAATCAGGGAAGAGGAAGGCGTAGCAGCTCGGGCGCTTCAAAGCTTGGGCATCAGCTTGTATGATGTCCGCGCGCAGGTCGAAGAAATTATCGGCCGTGGCACAAGCGCTCCTGTTGGCCATATTCCGTTTACACCGCGGGCTAAGAAAGTCCTCGAACTCTCATTGCGAGAGGCGTTACAGCTCGGGCACAACTATATCGGTACCGAGCATATCCTTTTAGGCCTCATCAGAGAAGGTGAGGGTGTTGCTGCTAGAGTCTTGTACAACCTTGGTGCGGACCTTGATCGGGTTAGAAACCAGGTTATCCAGCTATTGAGCGGTTACTATGGCAAGACAAGCAGCGAGCCGAGCACGTACGGTCGTACCTACGGCGGTTCATTATTAGATGAATTCGGGCGCAATCTCACACGCCTTGCGCACGAAGGCAAACTCGACCCGGTGATCGGGCGCGAGACCGAGATTGAGCGCGTCATGCAGATTCTCTCTCGCCGCACGAAAAACAATCCGGTGCTCATTGGCGAGCCTGGCGTTGGTAAAACTGCGGTTGTCGAGGGGCTGGCGCAAAAGATCTCAGACAACGATGTGCCCGACATTCTCAAGAACAAAGAGATTTATACACTCGACCTTGGGGCTCTGGTCGCCGGTTCGAAGTATCGTGGCGAGTTTGAGGAGCGCTTAAAAAAGGTCATGAAGGAGATCCGCGAGCGGGGTGACATTATCCTATTCGTCGATGAGATGCATAACTTGGTCGGCGCTGGCGCCGCCGAGGGTGCGATCGATGCGGCGAGCATTTTGAAACCGGCTCTGGCTCGAGGCGAACTACAAACAATCGGTGCCACGACGCTTGATGAGTACCGCAAGCATGTCGAGAAAGACGCTGCGCTTGAGCGTAGGTTCCAGCCGATAACCGTTGGCGAACCGTCGATTCAAGAAACGGTTGATATCTTAAAAGGCTTGCGCGAGCGTTACGAAGAGCACCACCACGTGACGATTACCGATGATGCACTAACGGCTGCAGCACAGCTTGCCGACCGTTACATCGCGGACAGGTTCTTGCCGGATAAGGCGATCGACCTGGTAGACGAGGCTGCTTCCAAAGTGCGCATGCAGCGCATGTCGGTTCCGGCCGAGTCGCTCACCGTTGAAGAAGATTTACGCAACCTGCGCCGCGAGAAAGAAGCGGCCGTTGCATTACAGGATTACGAGAAAGCAGCAGCTATTCGCGATAAAGAACGCAGCATCGAAATCGAGCTCTCCGCCAAGGATTCTACCTGGGAGGCGCTCGCGCAGATGCCGGTAGCAACCGTTACCGAAGAGCAGATCGCCGAAGTCGTTGCGACATGGACCGGTATCCCGGTCTTTCGTCTCACCGAAGAAGAGACGGCGAAACTGCTTCGCATGGAGGATGAGCTACACAAGCGTGTCATTAGCCAGGAAGAGGCCATTAAGGCTATCTCAAAGGCCATCAGGCGCACGCGCGCCGGGTTGAAAGACCCGAAACGCCCGAGCGGGTCGTTTGTCTTCCTGGGACCATCTGGCGTTGGTAAAACCGAGCTGGCAAAAGCGTTGGCCGAGTTCCTCTTTGGCGATGAGCAGGCACTGATTCAGCTCGACATGAGCGAGTACATGGAGAAACACACAGTGAGCCGTATGGTCGGTTCACCGCCTGGATACGTAGGCTATGACGAGGGCGGGCAGCTCACCGAGAAGGTGCGCAGGCGTCCGTACTCAGTCATCTTGCTCGATGAGATCGAGAAGGCGCACCCGGATGTCTTTAATATCCTCCTGCAAATTCTCGAGGACGGTCGTTTGACCGATTCCCAGGGTCGTCAGGTCGATTTCAAGAATACGATTCTCATCATGACGTCCAACTTGGGCGCGCGCTATATCCAAAAAGGTACGCCGCTCGGGTTCGGTAAGAGCCAGGAAGGCATGGATTACAACGATATGAAGAACAAGGTTATGGGCGAGATTAAGAAAACGTTCCGGCCGGAGTTCTTGAACCGTATCGACGATGTCATCGTCTTCCACGAGCTCACGCGAGACGACATCAAGAAGATCGTCGATCTCATGTTTAAGCGGATCATCGACCAGCTCAGAGAGCAGGCGATCTACGTCGAGCTCACCGAAGAGGCGAAAGACTACCTCGTGAAGGAAGGATACGAACCCGCCATGGGTGCGCGGCCGTTGAGGCGCGCAATCCAGCGGTTTATCGAGGACCCGATTTCGGAGGGGCTGCTCTCTGCGCAATTCCGGTCCGGCGACACAATCGTCGTTACTGAAAAAGAAGGAAAGCTTGACTTCAGCAAGCTTGAGCCGGCAAGTATAGGCGCCGGCGGGCGTGAGGTATGAGCAAAATAAAATATATAGTGAGATGCCAGGTCTGTGGGTGCACCGCTCCTAAGTGGATGGGGCGATGTCCCGATTGTGGTGAATGGAACACCATGGTCGAGGAACCACTTGATCCTGGCATTTCGTCGTCATCAACCCGCGGTAGTTTCGCGCCCGGCGAAAAGGCGCAGCCGATAACCGATGTTGTGGTTGAGCACGAGACTAGAATCCCGACAGGCCTCAACGAACTCGACCGGGTTCTGGGTGGCGGGGTGGTACCGGGCTCGCTGGTACTTATCGGCGGCGAGCCGGGGATAGGAAAATCGACGCTGCTTTTGCAGGCGGCGCATGAACTCTCCGGTAGGATCGGCAAAGTGCTCGTCGTCTCCGGCGAAGAGTCGGTGCGCCAGATTTCGCTCAGAGCAAACCGTTTAGGAACGCTCAAACCCGATCTCTTCCTGCTTTCCGAGGTCGATGTAACCTTGATCGATTCACAGGTGAAAGCGCTTCAGCCGGGTTTACTCATCATCGATTCAATTCAAACGATGTTTCATCCCGACGTCGCTTCGGCCCCGGGAAGCGTAAGCCAGGTGCGCGAGAGTACACATTATCTGATGCGCCTCGCGAAGGGCAGCGGTATCCCAACGTTTATCGTCGGGCACGTCACCAAGGACGGCTCGATTGCCGGGCCGCGCGTGCTCGAGCACATGGTCGACACCGTCCTCTACTTTGAAGGGGATAACTACCAGTCATTTCGTATCGTACGCGCGGTAAAGAACCGCTATGGATCAACCAACGAGATCGGCATCTTCGAAATGACTGATGCCGGCTTAATCGAAGTCGCCAACCCGTCCGCGCTCTTCTTAAGCCAGCGCCCCGAACACTCACCGGGCTCGGTTGTAATCGCCACGGTAGAGGGGACGCGCCCGCTTCTTGTCGAGTTGCAATCGCTTGTGTCGGAATCGCACTTGTCGATGCCCAGGCGTATGGCAACGGGTCTCGATTTCAACCGGATCGCTTTAATCGTTGCCGTTTTAGATAGGCGCTTCGGGATGCGTCTTGGCTCTGAGGATATTTACGTCAACGTGGTCGGCGGCGTCAAAGTCAACGAACCGGCTGCGGATTTGGGCATCGCGCTGGCGATTGCATCGGCACACCGCGACAACACGGTGCCCGCCGATTGTGTGGCCATCGGCGAGATCGGTCTTGCCGGCGAGGTTCGCTTCGTCAATCAGCTCGAGCAGCGCCTCAAAGAGGCCGAGAAACTCGGCTTCAAGCGCGCTATCATTCCCGACCAGGAGTTACGCGGCGCGAAAATCGGCCTTGAGCTCTTCCGCGCGAAGAATTTGGGCCAAGCGCTCGATTATATTAGCTAGATTATTTCTTTGCCTGTGCCACGCTTCCGCAGGTGCTGCCAGTGCCGTATATTTTCGACCGATTGGTCGAAAATATCCCACATATTTGAACGCTCGGTTGAAATACTATGCGACCGAGACGTGTCCGACAAACCAACCGAAAAAACTTTAGATTATCCCGGTAGTACCCCTAAACCAGCGATCGTTTGCAGCCGATGGATTTAACAACGGAAATTGGTTATGATATTCAAATAACCAAGAAGGATATGAACCGGAAAGTATTATCTCACAGCATAGTACGGGGCTAATACATTACAACATCTCAGGTAGCTAGATATGGTGCAGCTTAGTCGTCGTGAGGAAAAAGAACTCGTAAAAGCGCTCGAAAAGGTCGCTCCCGGCACCGAGCTCAGGGAGGGCTTGGAAAACATTCTGAGCGCGCGCACCGGTGCTCTCATAATTATTGGCGATACCGAGGAAGTCCAGGCGCTGTGCAACGGCGGCTTCCAGCTCTCGGTAGAGTTCTCGGCGCAACGGCTCTTCGAGCTTGCGAAAATGGACGGCGCGATTATCATGGACGGCCAGATAAGCCACATCCTACGTGCGAACGTTCACCTGGTTCCCGATCCGACCCTACCGACAAGCGAAACCGGCATGCGGCATCGTACTGCCGAGCGTGTCGCCCGCCAGACGCAATCCCTTGTTATTTCGATTTCTCAGCGACGCGACGTAGTTTCACTCTATCTCGACGGTATCAAGTACGCCATGCAAGATATCAGGGTGCTTCTTGCCAAAGCCAATCAAGCACTGCAAACGCTTGAGAAGTATAAAGCGCGCCTTGATGAAGTTCTCGCGAACTTAAGTGCACTCGAGTTTGAAGACCTGGCGACGCTTCTCGATGTGGTCACGGTATTGCAGCGCTATGAGATGGTCGGGCGTGTTTCCAGGGAAGTAGAGCGCTACATCAGCGAACTCGGAACAGAGGGGCGCCTGATTCGTATGCAGCTCGATGAGCTTGTCGGCAACGCCGATGAGCAATCGATCATGATTATTAAAGATTATGCGCTCGATCAGAGCCATGTCGATGATGCCGTTGAACGGCTCGCAGAGCTTACACAGGAAGAGTTGCTCGATCTTGCAGAGATCGCGAAGATTCTTGGCTATTCCGAGGTCGTTGACCTGCTTGAGCAACCGGTGCATTCGAGAGGCTACAGGCTTTTAAGTAAAATCCCGAGGCTCTCACTCAACCTCATCGAGCGGATTGTGGTGAAATTCCACAACCTGCAATTGGTGATGAAAGCCACGATCGAAGAGCTCGATTCGGTGGAAGGTGTGGGCCCGATTCGTGCCAAGACAATCAAAGACGGGCTGCAACGGCTCAAAGAATACAACATTCTTGAAAGATACATCTAGCTAGGTTAAACTATAAACTCCCAGCGTATCAAGCTTTTCATTCTCTTTTGATATAATGCCGTCCAAATCAAGGCCGAGGATCGAGCAAATTCCAGCCAGGTAGAAAAGGGTGTGCCCGAGCTCTTCTTCTAAAGCTTCCAAGCAACCCGGGCACAAAGACCCGTCGATATGGGTTCGCATGTAATGGGCGAGCTCGACCAGGGTAATATTGTCGGGAATTGGTTGCTTAGAGGCGTCGATTTTTAAACAGCCGCAGGACGTAACCGAGTTTACGATAGCCCGGTTGACGTGGGCGCTCGATTCTTGAAGTTTCGACATTACGTCAAGAACGCTCCGATAGCGCACGAGGTGTTCCGATACCGTGCTCTGGAATTGGTTGCAGTGACTCATTGTCATAATTACTCCTTCGACGCATCCGGCACCACCAATTTTATTGACTTTACTTGCGGTTGTCAAATTAACTAACGTCATTATACTGCGGTTATAGTATAGTGTTACGGGAGGTAATAGCTTCATCCGAAAACCAATAACTGGGCTATGAAGCGCCAAACTCGGCTTGTCTAGCTGTTTCACTGATTTAACTATCGGGCCTGAAGGGAATACGGAAGCGTTGGTATAGTGCATGGATTATATCGTCACACGTGTGTTATTCTAGAATTGCTATGTAAAACCGGGTTACTAAATGCGGGAGGTGGTGCCGCCGCAATATGTGAAGGTAAGGAAACCACGAGTTAAATAGAGGTGTTAGTAGTGTTACAGTTAATACGAGTCGTATTCATTGTAACTGGTGCCATAGGGGCGTTTGAGCTCGCTAACGCCGTACAGTTACCGGATCCGTTATCCCGATATAAGTTTTTCGCACTCATACTATTCATTATCCTGGGGATCGGTATCGGTTATGTACTTGGCGGTGTAATCGGGCGCCGGTTACTCACAACGCTGAACTGGCTGGAGAACAAGATACAAAAACTACCGACAGCGGATCTCCTCCTAGCTCTTGCAGGTTTACTGGCCGGGCTAATCTTAGCGTGGCTTATCTCGATACCATTTGGTTATATTCAAATACCATTTCTACAGTTCTCGGTTGCGATGTTCGCATTCGTTTTGCTCGGTTATCTTGGCGTAAAGATATCAATGCGCAAGCGGGACGACCTGCAGAATTTCTTGCGGTCGATTCCGGTGCCGGCGCCTCGCAGTCACGGTACCGAGGCCCGTCGTTTTGACTTCGGTAAATCGAAGCTGCTGGATACCAGCGTCGTCATCGACGGTCGTATCGCCGATGTGGCGAAGACCGGCTTTATCGAGGGAGTTCTAACGGTTCCGCGGTTTGTATTACGCGAGCTGCAAACGGTTGCCGATTCCGAAGATTCACTTAAGCGCAATCGGGGAAGGCGAGGCCTCGATATCTTAAAGAGCTTGCAAAATGACCCTCGACTCCACCTTGAGATTTTGGAACGGGACTATCCTGACTTGGCAGATGTTGATGCTAAACTCGTTCGTCTGGGAAGCGAAACAAAGTCGCCCTTACTGACGAATGATTACAACTTAAATAAAATCGCCGAGCTTCAAGGCGTACAGGTTCTTAACCTTAATGAGCTTGCAAATGCACTCAAACCGGTCGTATTGCCGGGTGAGGAGATGTTTATCGGTCTCATCCGTGAGGGCAAAGAAGCCGGCCAGGGAATCGGCTATCTTGATGATGGCACGATGGTAGTCGTTGACGGCGGCCGGGTGCACATCGGCGAGGAAGTCGAGATCATGGTTACGAGTGTCCTGCAGACGCCGGCCGGGCGCATGATTTTCGGCCGTATGAAAGATATATAATACGCAAAGTTTCAAGACAGAAAGATGTGTAGGTGATTACATAGGATGAACCTCGCTCTCATAGTTGCGGGCGGGACAGGCACGCGTATGGGACGGCCCGGGGGCAAGCAGCTTATGCCGCTTGCCGGGAAACCGGTTCTTGCCCATACGCTTCGTGCA
This sequence is a window from Candidatus Aquicultor sp.. Protein-coding genes within it:
- the greA gene encoding transcription elongation factor GreA translates to MPEKEIILTKDGYNKLIEELRYLETTRRKQVAARIKESIEFGDLSENSEYDDAKNEQAFVEGRIIQINDMLSMAKIIEDNGVKSSKVAIGCHVTLLDVESGDEEEYHIVGSFEADPTNHKISNESPVGQAIMGKKAGEVVQVRVPDGFLEYKILKIKCNNNGNHKK
- the lysS gene encoding lysine--tRNA ligase — its product is MRLRRQKLDRIIASGDVPFKSKFTRTNLIADIISEHQDIAPGEHVDGEVTVAGRIMAIRRHGKASFIVLKDRSASMQLFLSLGTLGEDRYKTFLEYDIGDIVGVSGIVFKTRRGELSVDVRDYTLLTKSLRPLPEKWHGLKDVEARYRQRYVDLIINQQARDTLLTRTKIIKAIRHWLDERDFIEVETPMLQVVPGGATARPFITHHNALDIDLYMRIAPELYLKRLIVGDMERVYELNRNFRNEGLSVRHNPEFTMLEVYQAYADYHDMMNLTEELIKYAADQATGTLKLTYQGQPVDLSGNWQRLTMIESIEKYGGEAVSFDQDSDELRAIAKKHGIEPDKRWGKGKIINELFEKLVEGKLWQPTFITDYPVEISPLAKKKPDDPNVTERWELIVIGIEVGTAFSELTDPIDQLNRFEAQVKTSVYDEEAPKQVDEDYVRALEYGMPPTGGMGLGIDRLVMLLTDNYSIREVIGFPHMRPEKA
- a CDS encoding ATP-dependent Clp protease ATP-binding subunit, translated to MFERFTERARRVVVFAQEEARMLNQNYIGTEHLLLGLIREEEGVAARALQSLGISLYDVRAQVEEIIGRGTSAPVGHIPFTPRAKKVLELSLREALQLGHNYIGTEHILLGLIREGEGVAARVLYNLGADLDRVRNQVIQLLSGYYGKTSSEPSTYGRTYGGSLLDEFGRNLTRLAHEGKLDPVIGRETEIERVMQILSRRTKNNPVLIGEPGVGKTAVVEGLAQKISDNDVPDILKNKEIYTLDLGALVAGSKYRGEFEERLKKVMKEIRERGDIILFVDEMHNLVGAGAAEGAIDAASILKPALARGELQTIGATTLDEYRKHVEKDAALERRFQPITVGEPSIQETVDILKGLRERYEEHHHVTITDDALTAAAQLADRYIADRFLPDKAIDLVDEAASKVRMQRMSVPAESLTVEEDLRNLRREKEAAVALQDYEKAAAIRDKERSIEIELSAKDSTWEALAQMPVATVTEEQIAEVVATWTGIPVFRLTEEETAKLLRMEDELHKRVISQEEAIKAISKAIRRTRAGLKDPKRPSGSFVFLGPSGVGKTELAKALAEFLFGDEQALIQLDMSEYMEKHTVSRMVGSPPGYVGYDEGGQLTEKVRRRPYSVILLDEIEKAHPDVFNILLQILEDGRLTDSQGRQVDFKNTILIMTSNLGARYIQKGTPLGFGKSQEGMDYNDMKNKVMGEIKKTFRPEFLNRIDDVIVFHELTRDDIKKIVDLMFKRIIDQLREQAIYVELTEEAKDYLVKEGYEPAMGARPLRRAIQRFIEDPISEGLLSAQFRSGDTIVVTEKEGKLDFSKLEPASIGAGGREV
- the radA gene encoding DNA repair protein RadA → MSKIKYIVRCQVCGCTAPKWMGRCPDCGEWNTMVEEPLDPGISSSSTRGSFAPGEKAQPITDVVVEHETRIPTGLNELDRVLGGGVVPGSLVLIGGEPGIGKSTLLLQAAHELSGRIGKVLVVSGEESVRQISLRANRLGTLKPDLFLLSEVDVTLIDSQVKALQPGLLIIDSIQTMFHPDVASAPGSVSQVRESTHYLMRLAKGSGIPTFIVGHVTKDGSIAGPRVLEHMVDTVLYFEGDNYQSFRIVRAVKNRYGSTNEIGIFEMTDAGLIEVANPSALFLSQRPEHSPGSVVIATVEGTRPLLVELQSLVSESHLSMPRRMATGLDFNRIALIVAVLDRRFGMRLGSEDIYVNVVGGVKVNEPAADLGIALAIASAHRDNTVPADCVAIGEIGLAGEVRFVNQLEQRLKEAEKLGFKRAIIPDQELRGAKIGLELFRAKNLGQALDYIS
- the disA gene encoding DNA integrity scanning diadenylate cyclase DisA, whose product is MVQLSRREEKELVKALEKVAPGTELREGLENILSARTGALIIIGDTEEVQALCNGGFQLSVEFSAQRLFELAKMDGAIIMDGQISHILRANVHLVPDPTLPTSETGMRHRTAERVARQTQSLVISISQRRDVVSLYLDGIKYAMQDIRVLLAKANQALQTLEKYKARLDEVLANLSALEFEDLATLLDVVTVLQRYEMVGRVSREVERYISELGTEGRLIRMQLDELVGNADEQSIMIIKDYALDQSHVDDAVERLAELTQEELLDLAEIAKILGYSEVVDLLEQPVHSRGYRLLSKIPRLSLNLIERIVVKFHNLQLVMKATIEELDSVEGVGPIRAKTIKDGLQRLKEYNILERYI
- a CDS encoding TRAM domain-containing protein encodes the protein MLQLIRVVFIVTGAIGAFELANAVQLPDPLSRYKFFALILFIILGIGIGYVLGGVIGRRLLTTLNWLENKIQKLPTADLLLALAGLLAGLILAWLISIPFGYIQIPFLQFSVAMFAFVLLGYLGVKISMRKRDDLQNFLRSIPVPAPRSHGTEARRFDFGKSKLLDTSVVIDGRIADVAKTGFIEGVLTVPRFVLRELQTVADSEDSLKRNRGRRGLDILKSLQNDPRLHLEILERDYPDLADVDAKLVRLGSETKSPLLTNDYNLNKIAELQGVQVLNLNELANALKPVVLPGEEMFIGLIREGKEAGQGIGYLDDGTMVVVDGGRVHIGEEVEIMVTSVLQTPAGRMIFGRMKDI